Part of the Nitrosopumilus piranensis genome is shown below.
GCTCATTCATCTAGATTTAGAAAAAAAAGACATCGACGTTTAGGATACAGAGCTACTACTATTCCAAGCACTTTAGCTACAATTGGATTTTTGCATGATAGATATGGTAAATTAGAATGGCAAAAGATAGTTGCTCCTTCTATTAGAATTGCAAAAAAAGGTTACAAAATTACCAAACTACAACATGATTTGCAAGAAAGAGAATTGAAAAACTTTCTTTCAATAAAATCAAAATCTGGGGCAAAATATTTTCTCAAAGATGGTGTTGTTCCATATGATGTTGGAGATACATTCATTCAACCTGATCTAGCTTATACTCTTGAAGTAATTTCAGAATACGGGTACAGTGTTTTTTACCATGGCTCAATTGCAAAAGCAATTGCAAAAGACATGGAAGAAAATAGAGGATTGATACGAGAAGAAGATTTGTCCTATATGCCTGAACCAATTATACGAAAACCCTTAAGCAGAAAATATCGACATGTTACAGTTTCAACTTTGCCTCCACCTGCAGCTGGAAGAACACTACTGCTTACACTCATGATGCTTAATCACTTACCATCAAAATTCTTGCGTAGCTCAAAACCTAGTTCATATCACTTTGTTGCCGAGACATTTAGAAAGGCATTCTTGCATCGATTGCAACGCCCATTTAATCGTCATACTTATGACCAAATCACAGACAAGTTCCACCTCCAGCGCTCTTTTGCAAAACAGATGGCAGAGTCAATTCACAACTCTATGGATGCGACCCTGCCTATGATTGATCCTGAATTTGGCGGAGAAGATACTACCCACCTATCCACAATGGATGCAGAAGGAAATGCTGTTGGTATTACTCAGTCAGTAGAGCTTGCATATGGCTCAAAAGCTGCAGCTGACGGTTTAGGATTTTTGTACAATAATTACATGTCTGCATTTGAATTTACAAATCCAAACCATCCTTACTATATACGCCCAAACGCAATTCCTTGGACATCTGTTTCTCCGGCATTAATTTTTAATGATTCTAAACTTTGGATGGTAGTTGGAAGTCCTGGTAGCCAGAGAATATTTTCTACAGTGACACAATTTCTATCAAGAATTATTGATGGCAATTTGCCAATGAGTGATGCAATTATCAGACCACGCTTTCATTGCTCTATTGGTGGAACTGTTAGCATTGAGGATGGTGGATTTCGTAAAGAAGTAGTTGATTTTCTCAAAGAAATGGGATATGAAATCTCAGTCAAGGAGAGATACTCATTTTACCATGGTGCTATTCATGCAGCCATGAAAATGCAAACTAAAAACGGTTTTCAAGGAGTAGCTGAAGTCAGGCGTGATGGAACAGCAGAAGGATTAGATTGAATAAACTTCCTGTCTTACTATCAATTCCACATGGGGGATTGAAAAAACCTGCAGAACTTGAGGGACACCTGTCAATTACCAATAAGGACTTGTTTGATGATTCTGATCCTTTTGTAATTGAAATGTATGACTTGCAAGATAAAGTTCAGCGTGTAATAAAAACAGACATTGCAAGGACATTTGTTGATCTCAATCGTTCACTACAGGACATGCCTCCAAACAACCCTGATGGGTTAATTAAGAGCTCAACGTGTTATGAAAAACCAATCTATATCGTAGGAAAAGAACCTGATGAATCTCTTAGAACTCTGTTAATTGAATTGTATTACCTACCCTACCATAGGGCAATTCAAAAAAGCTTTACAGAACTTGATTTACAACTATGTCTTGATTGCCATTCTATGGCATCAACTGCTCCTGGTATTTCTCCTGATGGAAAAGACAAGAAAAGACCATTGTTTTGCCTCTCAAATCAAGATGGCTCTACATCTTCTAACGAGATGATTGAATTGCTTGCTGATTGTATCTCTGAATATTACTCTATTGACAGGAAAGATATTTCATTAAATGATCCATTCCATGGAGGACACATCACTAAAACATATGGGAACAATCCCATTCCTTGGATTCAAGTTGAGATGAATCGAAGTCTCTACTTGTCTGATCCTTGGTTTGATGAAAACTCTCTATCTGTAGATTTTACACATCTTCAAAAACTCAACAAACAATTTGAAAATTCTTTGAATGCCTACTTTTCAAAGATTGTGTGATTTTATCTTGATTCTTGATATGAATTTCATGTTGGTACTTGATTGTTGTTGAACTATCTGTTATGATTCAAAATTGATCAATTAGCTGTCTTAATAGGCATAAATAGTCAAGTAGCTTTATTCTCTCATGGGATTATCTAATCCAGAACTTAATGGATTACGAGTATTTACCCCATCTTCAATTCTTGATAACACAATAGGGTTTTTTGAATTTTTACGATATGAAACAAAATCTCTAAGGGATACAAACGCAGTCATAAAAGATGATTTTTTAGAACTAATCCCAAAAAGCACAAAAATAAAGAAAGCTTCCAAACTTAAAAAATCTGAAATTTCAAAACAATTTAATGAATTTATAAAGAATTTGGATCGAACGCTTTTTGTAAAAAACACTCCCGATGAAATTGTTGATATAAAGTGGGAAAGAATAGATAGCTTTTGCAAATTATTACGATTAATTGAAAGAAGTGATGAACGTAAGGTTCGTTGGGCACTGTATCATGTTTTTGCAACTGGCAAAACAAAAATCTCAAAACAAAATTTGAATGACCTTTTGAAAGACTTTAAGATAAAGAACTTGGACAAAGTTCTTGCAAAAATTATCAAGACTGAGACATTATCTGGATTGGATGCAACTTATGATGGAAAAATATTCACTATTAATCACAAATCTGGCGATAAACTTGTTTCACATTATTTAGCTGATGCAATTGAAGAACCATCAAGACGTTCTCCTGGTGAGTTAGAAGAAGAGATATTGGATTTAATTGATGAAGGATCTTATTCCAATCAAGAAATATCTCAAGCATTATTGCTTGATGAAGGACTTGTATCCCGAACAATTAGTAAGCTACGAGATCAAGATAAGATTATACTTTCAAGTTTTGGTCAACGTGGAACAAGATACTTTACAACAAATTGCGATAATTGTCCTTTTGGAACAACAAAGGCATCGTGTAGAAAAGAGGCAATATCATACATTGCATCTGCTTTTATGCAAGACTTTGGATTGGATCTTTCTGCAAGTGACTTTGAGTCTGTGGAAGCAAATCAGGCACTTTTAAAAATTAAAAGAATTGTAATGATGGCAAGAAAAGAAAAAAACACCAAACTTGAGCGTAATTTGAGTCAAAATCTGGAATTTTTACTATCTAAAGTAGTTGATAAATTCACCGAGATTGAATCTCCTGACAAAAAATCTTTGAATGTGCCTGAAATCAAGATGGAAATCACTTCAGACATATCAAAACTGCCACTTTTGTATCAGTTAGGTCTAAAAAAAGGAGCCAGAGGTGGAATACACCTAATGGATGAGATGCTCCATTTAGCATCAAAATCTATCAAAACAGAAGACAGACTAAAAATCAAAAAACATGCTTTAAACGAGACAAACAAATTCCTAAAAAACATCGGCCTCGATAAAAAAGACTCCTAGGTATTTCATTAGGAATTTTTTATCCAACGCAATTGAATCTAATGTTTCAACTTTCATACTGTGTGATTGAATTGTTTTTTCTCAAAATCATCTTTTTATACAAACAATTCCCAAAATAATGGATGCCATTGAATCGTAAATTATTGTTATTGATTCCAGTTCTGATGTTTGTTGGAGTTGGATTTTATTCTGTTTCTGCTGAATCCCTTGTTCCTTCATGGATAAAAAACACTGCACTATGGTATGGTGAGGGTTCTATCTCTGAGCAAGAATTCTTGGACTCTATGCAGTTCCTAATTAATAATAATATTATATTTTTAGACAAGGTTGAAAAAGGCAAGGTCCTAGATCCGATTATTACATCTGATGATGTTATTGTCACAAAACCTAGAATCAATCAGTGCTCTGTATTGTACCAAGCATACAAAAATGTTGGAAAAATACAGTTTGTTGCAAAATATGATCACATTACATTTATCAATACATGTGTAAAACTCTACCAAGATCCTATATGGAATTATCAAGGAGAAGATAGAGTAGACAAACTCAATGAGCGATTTATGGAACTCAATCAAACCCTAAAAGAGGAGAGAGCAAAACTGTCATACGCCACATCAATTAAAATCATCTCAAAGACAGATATCGGGCAAGGAAAGTATGATGTAAAATTCAACGCATGTGCAGGAGATAAGAGAATTGACAAGGCAAAGATTCTTGTAAAATCTGAAATTGAGGCAGTTCAGGTAGGTACCAGCAAAGATATTCCTGAAAACTCTTGCAGAACATATGTAACACAACTACATGCAAAAAATCCGGCAAATATTCAGGCTAGTGTACTAGAAGAAGTTTTTGTTGAATAACTAATCTATCTTAATTTATCTTGGAGGCTCTTTTTTAATTCTATAGATGTTTTTCTTTGATAGGACGATAGGTTCACCACTGTTATCAGTGCCTTCGTAATCTACCCCAATCTTTCCAAACTCATCGTCAATGTCTTCAACTTGTGAAATCGTAAATTTTAATTTCAGTACTTCGTCTGTGTATAGTGGTTTGAGAAATCTTGTGTTTCTGTTTTTCCACTCTGGGTCTCCATCTGTTCCAAGAAATACAATATGATTCCCATAAATCTGGTTCAGTCTTGAAAATTCCCCTTCCATTCTAGATAATATTGCTCTGCCTGAAACTATTTGCTGTTCTCCTTTTTGCTTGTCTTCTAGGAATGCATTTCTTACTCTAGAAAAATTCAGGTATTCCTCTAATTCCTTGTCTGAAATACTACATGTAGAATGAAATGTGTCTCCTACTCTGAATTCCGAAAATTTCTTCATTCTTATCTTGATTCATCAACACAGAAAGTAACTTCAGCTGATGAAGCAGCGCTATCTGAAACAAGGAAATTAATTGCATCTGCAATTCTCTCATTATTTGGCTCTCCACCTGTTACAGTTCCTGGGAAAACCGAAAACATTCTGATTTTAGATTTTAATACATCGCTTAATTCCTGATTGACTGTTGTTGTAAATGGTCTTAATGCTCCTCTGAAAACTTCTACCTGTGCTCTTTGCGTTCCTGTAGTCTTTCTTCCAACTGGCAAGTCTGGACCGATGATCATAATTGCTCCCTTTGCATCCTTGTAAAGGCGTGGGTCTTTTCCTCCACCTGGGACAAACTGTTCTAGTGCTCTTTGTGCTACTGTTGCAGGAGTTACAATGAATTTTGCAACAAGTTCATCCCATCCTGCCCTTGTTAACTCTGTTAATTTTCCAACTTCTGGCAGTTTTCCTGTAGTATGAATTACAGCTAGAACTTCTCCGATGTTGGTCTTGGCTGTGTTTAGCCACCTTTCAACTTCCTCAGGATTTGTAATATCTACTACATGTGAATGGAATTTTCCGCTAATTTGTTCTTGAATCTCCGTTGGAGTGGTTTTTGAAATAAAGCATGCAACTTTGCCGCCATTTTTCTCAACATGGTCTGCCAAAAATTCAACTCTTTCAGAATCTGCTTTGTCAGTTGCATCAACTGTAAAGATTACTGCTTTTCCTGCAAAGTCTGGTTGATGAACTCCTGGTGTTGTAGTTCCAATATGTGGTCTTACTGGATAAAATACTCTGTCTCCTGGAATTACTTTACCGTTTAGAATTTCTGCAATTTTATCATCACACAAATTGAGAACTGATTCTGCAACTTGTGTTTGTTTTAGGAATTCTTGGTCTGCAATCATGTGTGATGTGTTGTTTTGAATCTTTCCTGCCAGCTTTTGAATTTGTTCTAATAATTTTGTAAATGTCTCAGTTAGCTTAGCAACATCTCTGCCGTTTGCTAGTTTTTCTGCTGTTTTTGCAATCCCTTCCTTGTCTACACCATCTGCTAGTATGCATTCTAACAAGTCATCTTTTGCTTCTTCAACTTCAACTGGACTAAGGTCTTCAAATCCACTAACTCTCATGAATTCTGCTGCTGCTTTTGGATAAACTGTTTTGTAAATTCTGTCCGAGTGAACAGGTCCGGGATTTGTTGCAATTGATATGATTCCTTTGTCAGTTAACTCCCATGACATTGCTTCGGCAAGTCTGTTCTTTGCACCTTGTGATGCAGTGTATGGACTTCTAAATCTGTAAGGTCTTTGCTCTAGTGGCCTCTCTTCTGTAAAGAATGTTGAAATTGTTATTATTTTTCCTCCTTCTTTCATTACTTTTAGTGCTTGAACTGAACCCCAGAATGTTCCTGTTAAATGAATTCCAATTGTACTTTTGAATTCATCTAGTGGCGCATTTGCAAAACATGTTACTGGACCTGAAACTCCAGCATTATTAATTATGTAATCTACATTGGTTCCTTCATTTTTTAGAGTATCAAACATTTCATTCATTGCTGTTTCATCAGCAACATCTACACCTGCAAAAATTTTGACTGTTGCATTTACCCCTTGTGGGATTTTTCCTTCAAGTTCTGTTGCTGCTTCTTGTAGGGGTTCCTTTCTTCTACCAAGAATAATTACACTGGCCCCGTTTTCTACAAATTTTGTTGCAATGGCTTTTCCAATACCTGTTCCGCTTCCTGTAACTAGTGCGACTTTGTCTTGGAATTTTAGCATAGATAAAGTCTCAAATCTTTTGTAATATTTAATTGGATTGATCCCTGAAAATTTTTTCTTGATATCTTTATTTGTGGGTATGATTCATGATTCTTGATGCATGATACAGAGCCAGATACATTTGTCTATCAGACATGGCCTGAGAAATTTAGTAGTATGTTAAAGGAGATCGGTGTGGATTCAGAATCAAAAGAAATTGGAACTGATGATGTTGAACAAGGTGATTATTACAGTAGATATTTTGCTAGTACCGCTAGAATGATAACTAATAGAGGATGTCTTGACGTTAAGAATTCTAACATTGACGTGATTCAAATTATTCAAAAGGGCTAAAAATGCAAGATCCAAATCCACTCCCTTGGGGTGCACTAGACAGATTTCAAGCACATTTTATTGTAAGAAAAGATACTGGCCAAGATGTTAGTAACTATGTTGCAAAAACACAACTTACAACCAAAGGCCACTTTGCATCCAAAACTGTTCTCAAAGTGAGTTGGGATGGACCTGGTTCATTAGCTCAAAAATTAAATCAAGATACTGAATTAAATGAGATGATTGCAAGGCAGTCAGTCAAAGATGCTACCATCTATGTTGAGCCAACAGAAAATGCAGTGAGAATTCGCAGTAAATGGGATAATCATTTGTCTTTTGGAATTACAAAAGAGCTTTTTGAAATCTATGATCGTATTGCAGGTCACATAAAATCTGCTTAAGCTTTCCACCAATCTAAAGCTAAAAAGTCAACATTGTCTTTGCCTTTGGGAATTGCTAAAATGAATTGTTTTCTTACAGTTGTTGCAAGTCTTCCTGCAAGTACAATTCCTGTGGATGTAATTGACTCACTTCGATTATACACTTGAATTAAAAACGGTGCATGATCTATTCCTGGACCTTTCTCATAAACTGCAAAATCACAACCAAACTTTATTCCGGGATTGATAATGTAACCCTTGTCTCTAAAATTTTTGTATACTAGATATTTTTTATCAAAATCATGATGCTCTTGTTTGCAAATATCTGTCATCTGTTCAACTGTAACTTTACGTTTTGATTTTGAAATTGTAATTTTTTTATTTTCCAACAAATACAATGCTTCAATTAAATCCAAAATAAGAGGTGCATCAATTTCTTCAATCTTTGGTTTTGGTATTCCTATTGGCTTTCCATAATATCCTTGGCTGAAAAGTTTACGCGACTCTTCGATATTCCATACAATTACTCTATTTTCAATTAACTCTCCTTTCACAATTTTTTTAATAAATTAAAGTGTATATGAATTCACTAGCTTGAAGTGTTCTTTAAAATATAAAATAAAGTAAAAATGTAGATGATGGTTTGTCTATAGGCTTAGTGCTAACAAAATGAAAGAATCTGAAACCCTTTGGCATTTATCTGCCATCTCTTCAATTCCCTCAATTACATCTTTCATTAACATCAATTCTTTGGTGTTTGTGACTTCACTTAGAAGCTTTATTGTTGCTTGTCTGTATTTGATGTCTATTTCTCTTTCAATTGTTTGTGTTTCTTGTGCCAACTCAATTGCATTTGCAGTATTGGTGTTAAGACTTCTAATGATCTCATTTAGTTTGTAGACTTCGTCTACTACCAATTCAATTAGTTTTGTCAAGTCTTTGTCTAGTTTTGCACTTTTTAGTGTAGTTGCTTTTACATTTGAGAGTTTGAATGAGATTCCGGTAATGTAACCTGCAATTTCATCCATTGTATATGCTGTGTTTAGAAGATTCTCTCTATTCATGATCAAACCCCCTACATCTGCAACCTCACGTGTAATCTTTCTTCTTAGATTCTCTACTTCTTCCTCAATTGTTGAGATTTGCTCTAGTGTGTTTTTGATTCCTGTCTTGTCTTTTTTCATCATCAGTTCAGGAAGTGTTGCTAGTTCTCTAGAAGCATTAAGAATTCTGTTGATTTCGTCTTGTAAAACTGCTATAGCCTTTCTTTTTGCTTGAACTTCAAGCTCTCCGCTATACATAACAAAAACTACCAAATCCCAAGGTAATTTAAATCCTCTATGATTTTTGATATTTTTTGAGCATGATTACATGAGGCTTTTGTCATGTGCTACTTTTTTCTGACCTTGGTATAGTGTAATTATTTCTTCATTTGTGGATGCATCCTCTGCCATTTTCTCAACTCTCATTTTTCCAGTAAATTTTGGAAACCTTAACGCAAGTCCTGCACCCTTTCGAACTTTGTCTCTTGCTGCTTTGTGAATTGGACTAAGTGTGATCTCAGATGCAACTACCTCTATTACTAATTCTGGTTCAAACCATACATCAGCTTCCATTTCACTATCGATGCGCGGATTTTTTTTGATTGTAACTTTGGGACTTAGAATTTGATACAATTGGTCCAAATCTTCATCTGAAAATCCAGTACCAACTTTACAAATACTGGTAAA
Proteins encoded:
- a CDS encoding N-formylglutamate amidohydrolase, producing MNKLPVLLSIPHGGLKKPAELEGHLSITNKDLFDDSDPFVIEMYDLQDKVQRVIKTDIARTFVDLNRSLQDMPPNNPDGLIKSSTCYEKPIYIVGKEPDESLRTLLIELYYLPYHRAIQKSFTELDLQLCLDCHSMASTAPGISPDGKDKKRPLFCLSNQDGSTSSNEMIELLADCISEYYSIDRKDISLNDPFHGGHITKTYGNNPIPWIQVEMNRSLYLSDPWFDENSLSVDFTHLQKLNKQFENSLNAYFSKIV
- a CDS encoding DUF47 domain-containing protein gives rise to the protein MYSGELEVQAKRKAIAVLQDEINRILNASRELATLPELMMKKDKTGIKNTLEQISTIEEEVENLRRKITREVADVGGLIMNRENLLNTAYTMDEIAGYITGISFKLSNVKATTLKSAKLDKDLTKLIELVVDEVYKLNEIIRSLNTNTANAIELAQETQTIEREIDIKYRQATIKLLSEVTNTKELMLMKDVIEGIEEMADKCQRVSDSFILLALSL
- the ggt gene encoding gamma-glutamyltransferase, with product MDIRQIESSFKPTSNKKCAVGKKGMVASAFPDATKAGIEMLKKGGNAIDAACATALALGVCEPQASGIGGQSMAIIQYNGKSHAIDGSSRAPSLAHSSRFRKKRHRRLGYRATTIPSTLATIGFLHDRYGKLEWQKIVAPSIRIAKKGYKITKLQHDLQERELKNFLSIKSKSGAKYFLKDGVVPYDVGDTFIQPDLAYTLEVISEYGYSVFYHGSIAKAIAKDMEENRGLIREEDLSYMPEPIIRKPLSRKYRHVTVSTLPPPAAGRTLLLTLMMLNHLPSKFLRSSKPSSYHFVAETFRKAFLHRLQRPFNRHTYDQITDKFHLQRSFAKQMAESIHNSMDATLPMIDPEFGGEDTTHLSTMDAEGNAVGITQSVELAYGSKAAADGLGFLYNNYMSAFEFTNPNHPYYIRPNAIPWTSVSPALIFNDSKLWMVVGSPGSQRIFSTVTQFLSRIIDGNLPMSDAIIRPRFHCSIGGTVSIEDGGFRKEVVDFLKEMGYEISVKERYSFYHGAIHAAMKMQTKNGFQGVAEVRRDGTAEGLD
- a CDS encoding SDR family NAD(P)-dependent oxidoreductase: MLKFQDKVALVTGSGTGIGKAIATKFVENGASVIILGRRKEPLQEAATELEGKIPQGVNATVKIFAGVDVADETAMNEMFDTLKNEGTNVDYIINNAGVSGPVTCFANAPLDEFKSTIGIHLTGTFWGSVQALKVMKEGGKIITISTFFTEERPLEQRPYRFRSPYTASQGAKNRLAEAMSWELTDKGIISIATNPGPVHSDRIYKTVYPKAAAEFMRVSGFEDLSPVEVEEAKDDLLECILADGVDKEGIAKTAEKLANGRDVAKLTETFTKLLEQIQKLAGKIQNNTSHMIADQEFLKQTQVAESVLNLCDDKIAEILNGKVIPGDRVFYPVRPHIGTTTPGVHQPDFAGKAVIFTVDATDKADSERVEFLADHVEKNGGKVACFISKTTPTEIQEQISGKFHSHVVDITNPEEVERWLNTAKTNIGEVLAVIHTTGKLPEVGKLTELTRAGWDELVAKFIVTPATVAQRALEQFVPGGGKDPRLYKDAKGAIMIIGPDLPVGRKTTGTQRAQVEVFRGALRPFTTTVNQELSDVLKSKIRMFSVFPGTVTGGEPNNERIADAINFLVSDSAASSAEVTFCVDESR
- the endA gene encoding tRNA-intron lyase; this translates as MKGELIENRVIVWNIEESRKLFSQGYYGKPIGIPKPKIEEIDAPLILDLIEALYLLENKKITISKSKRKVTVEQMTDICKQEHHDFDKKYLVYKNFRDKGYIINPGIKFGCDFAVYEKGPGIDHAPFLIQVYNRSESITSTGIVLAGRLATTVRKQFILAIPKGKDNVDFLALDWWKA
- a CDS encoding plastocyanin, yielding MPLNRKLLLLIPVLMFVGVGFYSVSAESLVPSWIKNTALWYGEGSISEQEFLDSMQFLINNNIIFLDKVEKGKVLDPIITSDDVIVTKPRINQCSVLYQAYKNVGKIQFVAKYDHITFINTCVKLYQDPIWNYQGEDRVDKLNERFMELNQTLKEERAKLSYATSIKIISKTDIGQGKYDVKFNACAGDKRIDKAKILVKSEIEAVQVGTSKDIPENSCRTYVTQLHAKNPANIQASVLEEVFVE